One genomic region from Salvia hispanica cultivar TCC Black 2014 chromosome 2, UniMelb_Shisp_WGS_1.0, whole genome shotgun sequence encodes:
- the LOC125206975 gene encoding uncharacterized protein LOC125206975, with the protein MEEEWEKREMVDHWSHEHPLTLVETRGRDECYGCRRLFTSGEQAYGCSITECEYSKLLHEGCAATVREIRHPLHHQHILRQRHKKKPLLCSICDEYIWSIGYECTSSGCSFEVHLWCGQDKGVVDASHASHELKLLRRICLFKCDACGITSRGRSYTCTTGDCQYWIHERCASLPQTIKREDHHHSLSLSSYIPPEYIKTLIPPIIILAAAAAIDELMKVEYEFLHHQHKLTLLSSGDPTQEEEEEEEEDEENYGVRSELICDGCITPISSNSSSKHYYYMGCSECKYNLHIACFHLPSQLSSLSVHDQHDDHHSLDL; encoded by the coding sequence atgGAGGAGGAGTgggagaagagagagatggtTGATCATTGGAGCCACGAGCATCCACTTACTTTGGTGGAAACTCGTGGAAGGGATGAATGTTATGGTTGTAGACGGCTGTTCACCAGTGGAGAGCAAGCTTATGGATGCAGCATTACGGAATGTGAGTATTCGAAGCTATTACACGAAGGATGTGCAGCAACAGTGAGAGAGATACGACATCCATTGCACCATCAACACATACTCCGCCAACgccacaaaaaaaaaccacTGCTGTGTTCTATCTGCGACGAGTATATTTGGAGCATTGGTTACGAATGCACAAGCTCGGGATGTAGCTTCGAGGTGCACCTGTGGTGTGGGCAGGACAAGGGCGTGGTCGATGCAAGTCATGCAAGCCATGAATTGAAGTTGTTGAGGAGAATATGTTTGTTCAAGTGTGATGCTTGCGGCATCACAAGCAGGGGAAGGTCCTACACATGCACCACAGGTGATTGTCAATATTGGATCCATGAGAGATGTGCTTCATTGCCTCAAACTATCAAAAGGGAAGACCATCatcactctctttctctctcttcatacATCCCACCtgaatatattaaaacattGATACCACCCATCATCATccttgctgctgctgctgctatTGATGAGTTGATGAAGGTGGAATATGAGTTCCTTCATCACCAACATAAACTCACTTTACTCTCATCTGGTGATCCAacccaagaagaagaagaagaagaagaagaagatgaggaGAATTATGGAGTGAGATCAGAATTGATATGTGATGGCTGCATCACTCCTATATCatcaaatagtagtagtaaacaTTACTACTATATGGGTTGCAGTGAGTGCAAATACAATCTTCACATTGCCTGCTTTCACTTGCCATCTCAACTCTCTTCTCTTTCAGTCCACGACCAACATGATGATCATCACTCGCTGGACCTCTGA